GAGGCATTCTATTGTACATGTTTATCAAACCTAGCATGAAACATTTTAACAATCAATAAAACTTTGGAGTGAAACATTAACGTGGTAGTGACAAATGCTTATTCGACTTCTTTGTTGCAGATTGAGGAAGTCAGAAACATAGTGCAGTCCTTCAGGGATATAGCGGAAAACGTCAGGACTTCTGTTGAACATGTAAGGATTGCAATATCCGTCTGCGACCGAAATTTGAGATGTTCGGCAGATATAATTGGCAAGGCAATGATCAAGATTTCACTTCAGGGCAGCAGAGTAGCCGCGCTAGGCTCTGAAGCTGGTGTCATTGCTGGTACACTTCAATTCAGTGTTCTAGGCTGCGTCACAGCGGCCTTATCTGACTCACCCTCCTTGGTGACAAAGGCTGGAGACAAACTGGCCGCCTGCATCGCCGACACAATTGATGACACGCCGCCAACTACACCAGCCCCTGCAGATGTTGATACTCCACAGACTACACCACCTGCACCAGAAAGTATCCAATGATTACATTTACTGTTATCTAGTTCATGTAATAACCGGAACTTTTCCGTCGGTCATCACGTCATATATTTCCATATTAATTCGATGGGTAGTCAGTTCGAAACCAGTGGTTCCCGAAGTGAGGATTTGTGAGATTTAGGACGGGCAAGGCAAAAATAGAGTGTCAAATTTCCATATAGGaagatcaaatgatcataaatacgtgtTTCTGAGAATGAatctcaaattgataacgattcatttatttgcgtctaacgaatcgttttcgagataaatgtgtatggaatttggagttcACAATTGTAGGCTCAGTGCATTGAAAAGGGAGGAACTGGCTCAGGGCGCATGAAAcaaccacgaatgaaataattagttctatagAATTTTGTGAGATGAGACCTCTTTGATAAGAAAGCCTTATATGTCTTtcaatcatggccatccataaatAGTTCACATCACAGGCTGCATGGTTGCTGTgctcgtaatactgaaagatgcgttctgacgcTTGTTAGAGGTAGGTCTGTTTACTACCTGCCTGGGTGGGAAAAAGGGAGTAGtgtgtatggttgccatggaaacgtgagaGGGCGCGCTGCGGTTGCCATGTAGATAAGCCTGCAGCCCGACTCGTGTTGCTTGGAGGTCCAAACTTCTCACTTCTCAGCGGTCTCAACGAACGAACAAGTCAGCCGGAAGCGAGGGGATGGAGAAAGGAATGCAGACATGTGGCAAcgccgtgcaatgctcctccctcctgCTATAGGtgtaggtaacatcgcgtcacacattttgtaccgGTAATTTCGTTAAGCAAACTTTCTGTTGATCCCGAGCCGTAAGAAATGTTTATGTCATCGTTATCGTCCAGCTGAGTATCAGACCATGTAGTCTGTTACGACCTCAGTCCACATTTTCATCGGAACTCCAATAAGATACTTTGCCGCTGTAAGGTTATTTCGCTGTTTTTTGTCCATTCTGCCAACATTCTATTTTCGTCTCTTAGTGTCCATATACAGTAGTGAAGCGCAGGCTCAATTATTAATGGTAAATGAAGGGATTTCATAGCCTCTACAGAGATGGTTGTTCTGCATATTATTTTGTTCAGACAACTGATCTCTCCAATTTATTCCTAACTAACACTAGGTTTCTACATTGTTTAGATCGATCATTTGCCCAATTACAATCAAAATATATTACATGCTGACCGACCGAAAACTGCAAACTAATACATGTGCTCAGATATCCAGCATTTTCACCCTGTGTGTGCGAAAAGAAGTCCATTCtttgttataataaataaatatcctatgattatttatatgttttgaGTTAATAAAATGTAATAGTAAAATTGTAAGGATTATTGTTATTAATGTTTTCCTTAAACAGAACATTAAATGTTATTTTTTGTCAATTTTGCATTATGGTGTTGAAGCTCAGATATCCTGCATTTTCACCCTGTGAGTGCGGAAATAAGTCCATTCTTCGttacaataaataaatatcctgtgattatttatatgttttgaGTTAATAAAATGTAGTAGTAAAACCGTaaggattattgttattattattttccttaaactgAATACTAAATGTTATGTTTCgtcaattttgctttatggagttgaagcttggacCGTAAAAACAACCACTATATAAAGCCTGTAATGTCTAGAAATGTGGTTTCATATGTAGGAAAATAGCCGGAGATGGCccagggactaatgcgcaagatagccgctatacacaggctcttatgggactaatacCTGGGAGCTTGCCCAGGGActgctgcgcaagatggccgccacgcgcaatccacctctagccacgcGCTATGACCtgtgacaccttcagacaataggacgTGGTCATCTTATGGAATACCGTGGAAAGAGGCAAGTAAAAGGGGCGCcagacttgagagagcatgggttagcgaactaggggCCTTTGGCTGAGACTAGGTATGATATAATCTAGATGTCGTTTATTTAACCTCCCAGTCTAATTCTTGTAGGGCACTTCGTTCTGGTGTTGTAgggttctagcagagtaaagctcttCCAGGGGCACCTTTTCCTtgggtaggagccgagcaacctgtgctgttgttgtgtctgtaCTAGCAAACTAGGAGTCTTTAGCTGAATCTacgcatgttgtgtgctaagctgtcgtctatctaacctccttggctaaatATTGTAGGGGCAACTTCAGTCCTAGGTTTCGAACGTGGatttgacataaactcaaaactaaagagcttaagtgcaattcaaatatcctcactcCGATTGAAATGTGTGCACGATGAacgtgtactgactacagtaaatgtggagacatgcacATCTCAGCAGGAAAAAAGaagactttgcgagctaagctggaTTCTCCGATCTAGTGTTGTAAAagaatgcgacagtgtgttatgacgcaagacacctgacttgagagaactcggagtcttcagctacaggttaaagcttgttagcggtgacgttactacaactcttgctactatgatgacgtcactccgctCAGATCCCCATCTTATGAGGTGGGGTGAAGGGGTGGAATTGCATCattggtatactgctagtcgtaagggtgactaaaagggagggctaactcaggggGGAGCTGTGCTAGGACGCAGGAGTAAATAGACATACACAGACCCTTATGCAGGCATTCCCTaatatcttcttgttcttcttcttcttcctctgttttccgtccagggttggttttccctcggactcagcgggagatcccacgtctaccgccttaagggcagtgtcctggagttacaGACCCTGTGTCTGGGGATACAACGgaggaggataaccagtacctcgcccaactGGCCCACGCGTTAACCTCTTAAGACCtaactgctgacgtgattatgTTCAATAGTGCTAGTTTAACTCATACACATGACGCCAGGCTTGACTtcacaagggcgttacagtctcaagtttgagattcgatcctacgctcAACCTAACCAGACGAGAcgagacatgatccagggacttcgatgctgagattggtggaagcttacggctacacataggactaggggtatggtgtaaggtgtaatacaaatgctttattgaTAGGGGGCGTAATATTGGAAAGCATCtttgaagttctaaaaacggagaacctagcatgcacatatcagcaaaaaataactgcatgcgcaagttgactagctttggatgtataTGCagacacatggaatacaaagttctttttttctacaagttcgcaacttaggtacaatcacgcaggaagaccgaACCTATGTTCATACTGAATATCCAATATAATAAGTAaaataatgtggtgccggaatttagctctgcaggatttcgcgtactATCAGAATTCCCGAAcacagaataaaatccctacctacacttcatgTTCGAttcccctgcaggcctaacgttgcggtGACCACGCGTTATCCTCCCAGGACTTGGcatggtactagggagatggtgtaagacttgatacatatgctttattccttgaggcgtaacgctgaaaagcAACCTTATGTCTTGAGGAGAAGAGCGACCGCGCAAAGTATcagccaaagacagacaagggctacgaaaggcatgaaaattaaagactccatgGCCCTCGTAAACTTAATAGCgttgggggtcggaaaagaagaagtgttaaccgaggaaagtcggataggatagataaaagtgactGGTCTAATACATGTAAGCAGAAGCATGCGTattcatgggctcttatggcactaacccggcggaggctgtggtagggcttttttcacgtattaccctaattcgagctttcatcctcctaaccggattTCCTTCCTAAATTGTGACTCTCTGTGGAGTGATGTAACGTAAGTAGGAGGTTGATCTAatactgctgaagagaatttaatgaaaatcggtatgcaaagtcgaggaataattcgctacaatctaggctataaataattttgctcacgcagagtgaaatggtagttcaggggcaGGCCtaaaattttctcaaatatttgttattaatggtctaTCTTAACGAAAATAAGTAGGGGAAGTTGtggaataagtcgccacaatctagGCATAAAATATTGTATTCActctgagaaaaatgatagtttagtggaaggcctacaagggaattctcaaatatttatgttattaatggtccaatcttaacaaaaatcggtatgcaaagttggggaataagtcgctataatctaggttataaatacttttattcacgctaaatgaaatggtcgtttaggggaaggcaaaaatttaatttccaaataattatgttattagtggtcgtatcgataaatactacataactaaaggtacAGAGTATTATATTTcctatcacttatgtcttatacattgttaccatgcCAGCTTGATCACAGATGTTCATcagtttgtatttttgtttctaagtccttatcagcgccgagtcaagagaaaatgggtaaacaggttttaatgaaaatccgtatgtaaagtcggagaataaggaactacagtctacgctataaataattatataagacgccataatatcacagagtctaaagaaaactaaatgtgaaggcatacaatatagaaagctcataaaattgatcaagaataaagttacattgaccattgtttgttgtgatatgctttgtttTCCGTTGCCAATCATCTgggatagataggattactgctgcgtactgagttttttttaatttgccttacgtcgcaccgacacagataggtcttatggcgacgatgggacaggaaaaatctatgaatgtgaaggaatcggccttggccttaattaaggtatagccccaacatttgcttggtgtgaagatgggaaaccacggaataacatcttcaggtctgccgacagtggggttcgaatccactatctcccggatgcaagctcaaagctgtgcgcccctaaccacacggccaaatcgccaggTCGTAcggagtgtaacagtctgcctaaatattggcgggaagtagctggggagtagctggggagttacgtaACTTTCTTCTATAGCACGCTATTCTTCTGTTTCATAAAATTTccgatactgctgatacgtaacacaatGATTCATCATAGCTTTCGatctgttcaatccctactctgaggcactgactgtaATGAGAAGTTTCCATATTTAACAGAAttgtggcagaggagtgttcacggctatctgcggcctggtcattccagctctggaacttcggaatgtctgatcggcaccgtagtactgctcgttaaaagtgagaaaatgtgcggtttttcatctgatcgagtattgtatatgataacattgttttcaatcgctacattcctactgacgtttttgtaatgacctatgttgacttgagTTTGGAAAACATTCTATTTTCGTCTCTTAGTGTCCATATACACTACTGAAGCGCAGGCTCAATTATTAATGGTAAATGAAGGGATTTCATAGCCTCGACAATCTAGGGATGATAGATGGATAATGAATAAGCTGAACAAACACGAAAGCACCTCCATCCCCATATATCGATGGCCGAATTTAAAAACCACAACATCACAGTGCTCTTCCGAaccgttatttcccttaagactatttatttatttatttatttatttatttatttatttatttatttatttatttatttatttatttatttatttatttatttatttatttatctgaaagtacacatGTTTTACACCCAATTacgtaccttcttgacattcagtaacaatttagaagaaattaaaatttcactaagatatcacacggtaatacaaagtAAACGACAATACAAAatacaaagaaacttaaaacacaGATGAGTACACTGGGGAATATGGTGagtaccagaaagaaggaattattaaaaatttacaaattgtaaggACAGGCTTTTAAAttcttattgaattcattatccgattcggtgaatatatcgacttctttggttacagtgttataaagcgttgtcatttttacgaaaggtgaatttgactgatgcaaatTTTTTGTCatttgaacgtaaaataattggtgctgacgtgttcttgtctgcggaacatggaatgaaatgcgccTTAAGAGGTCCAaagaatcaaatcgtcctattaaaatttttcttagtatttgtatagaaattagggaccgtctgatttttaatgaaggaaattgtaacatattccttaataactgggttgatgtgtcgaaagggcaaaaaagtattaaaagttttgaaatacaGATAACATaggaacttgttttgtacaatttcaatagcattcacttgttgctttCTATACGGGCTCCAAATTAGTACAGAACATTCCAGTATGCTCCGTACTAAGGTAatgtataatttattcagtacagacgGCTGGGTAAATGGTCTCGAAGTTCTTATcaaaaatcctagcattcggttagcattctttgttattgtattgatatgatCGTTGAAGGTTAGCTTAccgtcaaaaattataccaaggCCCTTAAACGGTAAAAACTCtatccaattccccccccccccccttttatgaCAGGCTGAGACATCAGATTCCTTCTTCCTGGTAAacgtcatgtatttacatttactaacaatCAAAGACAAATTATAAATATCACACCAAGATATAACATTATTAATGTCCTTTTGCAACCCGTCTTGGTCGTGGTGGTCGCTAATATATTTGaaaagtttcaaatcatctgcaaaatgtaaacagttagagtggcaaatattgtctggtagatcattaattagaattaaaaacaagagaggtccatGATTTGAACCTTGCGGAACACCAGAATGACTGATAAAATCAActgaaattccattgttaaaataaacaaactgctgtcgatttttaaaatatgaacacattaactgcaacaactgtttacaaaaacaaaatttatacatttttgtaattaagATTCTATGTtcgactttatcgaatgctttttcgaaatccatataaacaacatcagtccttccgttttattaattttatcatataaaatttGAGTATAGCCCAGAAGATTGGTGATGACTGATCTGTTAGGtacaaatccatgttgaaattcAGACAGAGCAATCTTAACACGGTTATAAATCTTACGGTGTAATATATGTTCGTATACCTTAGCTACGGCGTTGATAATGCACACTGGACGATAATTAGATATCGTTAAAAAACTGCCTGTCTTAAAAATGGGCGTAACTTTAGCGACTTTCCATTTCTTAGGAAAGGATGAAGTGCGaatagaaagattaaaaatgaaagttaattgattagccaataaatcGACATAAGCCCTAATTATATATGGAGGTATGCCTAGTCACATCTCCTGGCCAtatattgatatgtagtccatcaaaaacaattttcgttgggttcattttcctatgccgacgtgtaagAGAAAATTTACCTTGCCTTACTGTACTAAAGGTATGTGCAGTAAGTTtgagtgacgtatttacgcactccaacatataatgtatttaaggttcatgttCATTTATATATTAGCATAgggaaaattgttctgatcgactacatatccatatgtggctaggaggcgcgATCATTCTTAAGCGAAATAATTGAgaggaagaacattgggagatacGAAGTTTTCTAATTATGCCATTGGTACGTATGTTAACATAAACTCTAGCGAATATTTACAGAAGTATAGAAAATTctcaatttacatatttacacccCTATTTTATACCGTACTCATTAATAATAACAAGAGCCAGTCATTCGCACCCCCACTCAGACGCTCTTCTGCGCCCATACTAGtccacaaccactcccacacgcatgtaatctaccttcaaataccaccggactgagccaggatcgaacctggcaagttggggtcggaaggccagcgcctcattcgtctgagccactcagcctggcgtcaGCACTTCAAGAACATGTTTCAttattcgcccacattcaactttAAGAAATCATTCTTGGAATACCAATATACAGTACGTCATATATTGGTCTCTAACATATACATTTTCTTATCTGCGGGGAGGAATTGAACAAGAGAAAATATGTTTACCTTTAGGTGGTGGAAGGTTTCATAGCCGAACACTAAATGCGTAAtaaccatttaaatatgaggttgttctggtgAGGTGGGaaacaagagtaactccttggcctgaGCGCTAACTAAGCTGCAGGCGGAGGAAAGGGGAGAGATGTGTGTTATAAGGATGCAAGTAGCACATTTCAAAGTCTCAATGAGTGCCTCGAGTTGCATGTAA
The Anabrus simplex isolate iqAnaSimp1 chromosome 3, ASM4041472v1, whole genome shotgun sequence genome window above contains:
- the LOC136866981 gene encoding uncharacterized protein; translation: MTSTQIVLFVLTSLYIVQGYADDSSVNQLQTELEDAANELTKNVDDRSNDLTNEAERQSSEAMKLIQSSVDNSLRGFNGTIAELEASGVNISGCGHVIRDLGIELLRNPAKCVTDKIEEVRNIVQSFRDIAENVRTSVEHVRIAISVCDRNLRCSADIIGKAMIKISLQGSRVAALGSEAGVIAGTLQFSVLGCVTAALSDSPSLVTKAGDKLAACIADTIDDTPPTTPAPADVDTPQTTPPAPESIQ